In Vitis riparia cultivar Riparia Gloire de Montpellier isolate 1030 chromosome 19, EGFV_Vit.rip_1.0, whole genome shotgun sequence, the following proteins share a genomic window:
- the LOC117908664 gene encoding pathogen-related protein, whose translation MGSGGEGSVRDAADKYRSLLQDEVEKNTHWRHGGPPTYDSVNQLFEEGRTKEWPKGSLEETVQNAVKSWEMELSHKTLLRDFRTINPEKFKLIVNGREGLSGEETLKLGSYNALLKSSLPEELKYYKAEEESFESSHDAFRSAFPRGFAWEVISVYSGPPEIAYKFRHWGFFEGPFKGHAPTGEMAQFYGLGILKVDESLKVEEAEIYYDPAELFGGLLKGPPISAPSSHACPFSH comes from the exons ATGGGTAGTGGTGGAGAGGGTTCAGTGAGGGATGCAGCAGATAAGTATAGGTCTCTATTGCAGGATGAAGTAGAGAAGAACACCCATTGGAGGCATGGTGGCCCTCCCACCTATGATTCTGTTAACCAGCTCTTTGAAGAAGGCAGAACCAAg GAATGGCCAAAAGGGTCACTAGAGGAGACAGTTCAAAACGCTGTCAAGTCATGGGAGATGGAACTCTCCCACAAGACTCTTTTACGAGACTTCAGAACCATAAACCCTGAAAAATTCAAGCTGATAGTCAACG GAAGAGAAGGATTATCAGGAGAGGAGACACTTAAGCTTGGAAGCTACAACGCCCTGCTGAAAAGCTCTCTGCCAGAGGAGTTGAAGTACTACAAAGCAGAAGAAGAGAGCTTCGAATCATCACATGATGCATTCAGATCCGCTTTTCCTCGTGGGTTTGCATGGGAAGTGATCAGTGTGTACTCAGGACCACCGGAGATTGCCTACAAGTTCAGGCACTGGGGTTTCTTTGAGGGTCCCTTCAAGGGACATGCACCCACCGGAGAGATGGCTCAGTTCTATGGGCTTGGAATTCTCAAG GTGGATGAatcattgaaggtggaagaagcaGAAATTTACTATGATCCAGCAGAGCTGTTTGGAGGCTTACTCAAGGGACCGCCCATCTCTGCACCATCTTCTCATGCCTGCCCATTCTCCCACTAA